A single window of Periophthalmus magnuspinnatus isolate fPerMag1 chromosome 9, fPerMag1.2.pri, whole genome shotgun sequence DNA harbors:
- the si:ch211-12e13.12 gene encoding paralemmin-2 — MKKRSKDRAETIPLSSPTGSGGVQVDHDFQKVAFKSFAGNGHAADHKPSESPNAKLKDQHLQDDNYKNSPWVLETSSQAEDNSTDPPETMTETSTLTFVDAQILEENVPCAGGVYFKEFVLIDDEDDGDMSLREKTVTDISVMDGRAAELVCGRIVSTSSGSLTESKEEMPVSPETPPAEQTQIIHARSHCCHCAIL; from the coding sequence ATGAAGAAGCGATCTAAGGACCGTGCTGAGACCATTCCCCTGTCCTCTCCCACAGGCAGCGGCGGCGTTCAGGTGgaccatgatttccaaaaagtGGCTTTCAAATCTTTCGCTGGAAACGGCCACGCTGCAGACCACAAGCCCTCCGAAAGTCCCAACGCAAAACTCAAAGACCAACATTTACAAGACGACAACTACAAGAACTCGCCATGGGTTTTGGAGACGTCGAGTCAGGCAGAGGACAACTCCACAGACCCGCCCGAGACTATGACAGAGACGTCTACACTAACTTTTGTGGATGCTCAGATTTTAGAGGAGAATGTCCCATGCGCTGGCGGAGTTTATTTCAAGGAGTTTGTTCTGATTGATGATGAGGATGATGGGGACATGTCGCTGAGAGAGAAGACGGTGACAGATATCTCGGTGATGGACGGCAGGGCAGCTGAGCTCGTGTGCGGTCGAATAGTGTCCACCTCCAGCGGGTCCTTGACAGAGTCCAAAGAGGAAATGCCAGTCTCTCCTGAAACGCCACCTGCTGAACAAACACAGATAATACACGCAAGGAGCCACTGCTGTCACTGTGCAATATTATGA
- the susd1 gene encoding sushi domain-containing protein 1 isoform X2 gives MCQCRKPQKPPDTTITTTITAAAIEKKVQSCIKKHGTERAESNQSWRSRGGSLKLGLWSVKDPSMKEITGAVLFLLSVIADKDECRIDLMKICGQHTTCHNTYGSYYCTCLFGYRPSNNMATFIPNDGTNCQDIDECEIEGVCGEGTVCKNLEGGFECYCQMGYKIHEGVVPFHPHRDKATCKVVDCGAPVLPVDAVLVSVTKHTFGGVALFECDQGFIWRRGDNSSVCEASGRWTAPSVVCEEVDCGLPPVRLYSQMVWDSRSKLGSEVLYRCDFGYRNVERRSVFYCNATGQWDVPPVFCQEILCGNVPVLNNTVHVWDGKMTLGNTVEYYCKYGFYDNGGRNSSVCNENGEWTKPTLSCREILCGKPPLLPHTGQMWNSSSTPGSTVVYFCSSGFLYFSGSNLSICTINGYWTTATILCKEINCGLPSPVLNSKILWDGHSTFGSSVVYQCNFGYQTFGNNSVSLCLENGQWEKPAVVCKEIHCGSPVDKAFAKTLWDGTARVGSVVYYECNEGYYTHSLKNVSVCEDNGVWEDIELICEEISCGLPLTVPNTNLQWDGSTNLGSVVWYECASGFYPEREVSACTKTGRWGQVSLICKAKCGPVPALVHSEVVWHNRSIAVHRCERGYHSWSGTYSSICDSSSGEWRQATITCIERKPPINHLHVLNERCLHWKAEKYKGATEDYKIIFTGLRNYQTSFLDKRRHMLSSKADRVEVCLNLLPVTNYSISITAKSAKFTATVFTNTSLTVPPAPVVRYREFDTPVPTLTFQRSPSTLDPISVYQIFVLPVDGLMVFDCSSPKLSTDQYHTHYITAQIQVKDVGTEMSFTVGDGRFYHGFLNAPLENGREYYIILRSVSEWRKECKSSCVLWAKVKGSSYVLTVSSLSAAAVVGLAALAFLGGYSYFGLFKKL, from the exons ATGTGTCAATGCAGAAAACCACAGAAACCACCagatactactattactaccactattacaGCTGCTGCCATTGAGAAAAAAGTGCAGTCCTGTATCAAAAAACATGGgacagaaagagcagagagtaaccagagctggaggagcagaggaggttcGCTGAAGTTAGGACTCTGGTCCGTGAAAGATCCAAGTATGAAAGAGATAACTGGAGCCGTGTTATTTCTGCTTTCTGTAATAGCAG aCAAAGATGAATGTCGGATAGATTTAATGAAGATTTGCGGGCAGCACACAACTTGCCACAACACGTATGGGAGCTACTATTGCACCTGTTTGTTTGGATACAGGCCGTCCAACAACATGGCCACCTTCATCCCAAACGACGGGACCAACTGTCAGG ataTAGACGAGTGCGAGATTGAgggagtgtgtggagagggaaccGTGTGTAAGAACCTGGAGGGAGGTTTTGAATGTTACTGTCAAATGGGATACAAAATCCACGAGGGAGTAGTGCCATTTCACCCACACAGAGACAAAGCTACATGTAAAG TTGTTGACTGCGGAGCGCCTGTTTTACCTGTGGATGCTGTGTTGGTCTCAGTCACTAAACACACTTTTGGAGGTGTGGCCTTGTTTGAATGTGACCAGGGCTTCAtctggagaagaggagacaactCTTCTGTTTGTGAGGCCAGCGGGCGGTGGACAGCGCCCTCTGTGGTCTGTGAAG AGGTGGACTGCGGCCTGCCCCCAGTCCGGCTTTACTCACAAATGGTCTGGGACAGTCGTTCCAAGCTGGGATCAGAAGTGCTTTATCGCTGTGACTTTGGATATCGAAATGTAGAAAGGAGGAGTGTGTTTTACTGTAATGCTACTGGACAATGGGACGTCCCACCTGTCTTCTGCCAAG AGATTTTGTGTGGAAATGTCCCTGTACTTAATAACACAGTTCATGTGTGGGATGGCAAAATGACTCTTGGaaacactgtggaatattactgTAAATATGGCTTTTATGACAATGGAGGTCGTAATTCATCAGTTTGTAATGAAAATGGTGAATGGACAAAACCAACTCTGTCATGTAGAG AGATTTTGTGTGGGAAACCTCCTTTGCTGCCTCACACTGGCCAAATGTGGAATAGCAGTTCAACTCCAGGGAGCACTGTTGTCTATTTTTGCAGTTCTGGATTTCTTTACTTCAGTGGCAGTAATTTATCCATTTGTACAATTAATGGTTATTGGACCACGGCAACCATCTTGTGTAAAG AAATCAATTGTGGACTGCCTTCCCCTGTTCTTAACTCAAAAATATTATGGGATGGGCACTCCACTTTTGGATCTTCGGTTGTTTATCAGTGTAACTTCGGTTATCAAACCTTTGGGAATAacagtgtgtctttgtgtttggaAAATGGTCAGTGGGAGAAACCAGCTGTTGTCTGCAAAG aAATACATTGTGGGAGCCCTGTGGACAAAGCCTTTGCTAAAACACTGTGGGATGGCACGGCGCGTGTTGGGAGTGTCGTTTACTATGAATGCAATGAAGGGTATTACACCCACAGTCTGAAAAATGTCTCTGTATGTGAAGACAATGGAGTTTGGGAGGACATTGAACTAATATGTGAAG AGATAAGTTGTGGCCTGCCTCTAACTGTCCCAAACACTAACCTCCAATGGGACGGCTCCACTAACCTGGGCAGTGTGGTGTGGTACGAATGCGCCTCAGGATTTTACCCTGAGAGGGAAGTGTCTGCATGTACAAAAACAGGACGATGGGGACAAGTGTCTCTCATCTGTAAAG CTAAATGTGGCCCTGTACCTGCTCTGGTACATTCGGAGGTGGTTTGGCACAACCGCAGTATAGCGGTCCACAGATGTGAGAGGGGTTATCACAGCTGGAGTGGCACTTACAGCTCCATATGTGACAGCAGCAGCGGGGAGTGGAGGCAGGCCACCATCACATGCATTG AGAGAAAGCCACCGATCAACCATTTACATGTTCTGAATGAGAGATGCCTTCACTGGAAAGCAGAGAAGTACAAGGGCGCTACAGAAGATTACAAG ATTATATTCACAGGATTGAGAAATTACCAGACATCTTTTCTGGATAAAAGAAGGCACATGTTGAGCTCTAAAGCTGATCGTGTGGAAGTCTGTCTGAACCTGCTCCCTGTTACAAACTACAGCATCTCAATTACAGCAAAGTCAGCTAAATTCACTGCCACTGTCTTCACCAACACAAGTTTAACAG TGCCTCCAGCCCCTGTGGTCCGCTACAGAGAATTTGATACTCCTGTTCCAACGTTGACTTTTCAAAGATCTCCTAGCACACTTGACCCCATAAG TGTTTACCAAATATTTGTGCTTCCGGTAGATGGTCTTATGGTGTTTGACTGCTCCTCTCCTAAATTATCCACTGACCAATACCACACACACTATATTACAGCTCAAATCCAAGTGAAAGACGTTGGCACAGAGATGTCATTTACTGTGGGGGATGGACGTTTTTACCATGGGTTCTTGAATGCACCCTTGGAGAACGGCAGGGAATATTACATCATCCTCCGATCTGTTAGTGAGTGGAGAAAA GAGTGCAAAAGTTCATGTGTTCTGTGggcaaaagtaaaag GGTCCTCCTACGTTCTGACAGTGTCTtctctgtctgctgctgctgtggttgGACTGGCCGCTTTAGCCTTTTTAGGAGGATACAGTTATTTTGG GTTATTCAAGAAACTATGA
- the susd1 gene encoding sushi domain-containing protein 1 isoform X1 produces the protein MCQCRKPQKPPDTTITTTITAAAIEKKVQSCIKKHGTERAESNQSWRSRGGSLKLGLWSVKDPSMKEITGAVLFLLSVIAVIQTAGHSLDVCSSCHANATCDDKPNGSGKICNCKYGFVGDGRTFCQDKDECRIDLMKICGQHTTCHNTYGSYYCTCLFGYRPSNNMATFIPNDGTNCQDIDECEIEGVCGEGTVCKNLEGGFECYCQMGYKIHEGVVPFHPHRDKATCKVVDCGAPVLPVDAVLVSVTKHTFGGVALFECDQGFIWRRGDNSSVCEASGRWTAPSVVCEEVDCGLPPVRLYSQMVWDSRSKLGSEVLYRCDFGYRNVERRSVFYCNATGQWDVPPVFCQEILCGNVPVLNNTVHVWDGKMTLGNTVEYYCKYGFYDNGGRNSSVCNENGEWTKPTLSCREILCGKPPLLPHTGQMWNSSSTPGSTVVYFCSSGFLYFSGSNLSICTINGYWTTATILCKEINCGLPSPVLNSKILWDGHSTFGSSVVYQCNFGYQTFGNNSVSLCLENGQWEKPAVVCKEIHCGSPVDKAFAKTLWDGTARVGSVVYYECNEGYYTHSLKNVSVCEDNGVWEDIELICEEISCGLPLTVPNTNLQWDGSTNLGSVVWYECASGFYPEREVSACTKTGRWGQVSLICKAKCGPVPALVHSEVVWHNRSIAVHRCERGYHSWSGTYSSICDSSSGEWRQATITCIERKPPINHLHVLNERCLHWKAEKYKGATEDYKIIFTGLRNYQTSFLDKRRHMLSSKADRVEVCLNLLPVTNYSISITAKSAKFTATVFTNTSLTVPPAPVVRYREFDTPVPTLTFQRSPSTLDPISVYQIFVLPVDGLMVFDCSSPKLSTDQYHTHYITAQIQVKDVGTEMSFTVGDGRFYHGFLNAPLENGREYYIILRSVSEWRKECKSSCVLWAKVKGSSYVLTVSSLSAAAVVGLAALAFLGGYSYFGLFKKL, from the exons ATGTGTCAATGCAGAAAACCACAGAAACCACCagatactactattactaccactattacaGCTGCTGCCATTGAGAAAAAAGTGCAGTCCTGTATCAAAAAACATGGgacagaaagagcagagagtaaccagagctggaggagcagaggaggttcGCTGAAGTTAGGACTCTGGTCCGTGAAAGATCCAAGTATGAAAGAGATAACTGGAGCCGTGTTATTTCTGCTTTCTGTAATAGCAG TGATCCAGACGGCTGGTCACTCTCTGGACGTGTGCTCCTCGTGTCACGCCAATGCCACATGTGATGATAAGCCAAACGGATCGGGCAAAATCTGTAACTGCAAGTACGGCTTTGTGGGCGACGGGCGTACATTCTGTCAAG aCAAAGATGAATGTCGGATAGATTTAATGAAGATTTGCGGGCAGCACACAACTTGCCACAACACGTATGGGAGCTACTATTGCACCTGTTTGTTTGGATACAGGCCGTCCAACAACATGGCCACCTTCATCCCAAACGACGGGACCAACTGTCAGG ataTAGACGAGTGCGAGATTGAgggagtgtgtggagagggaaccGTGTGTAAGAACCTGGAGGGAGGTTTTGAATGTTACTGTCAAATGGGATACAAAATCCACGAGGGAGTAGTGCCATTTCACCCACACAGAGACAAAGCTACATGTAAAG TTGTTGACTGCGGAGCGCCTGTTTTACCTGTGGATGCTGTGTTGGTCTCAGTCACTAAACACACTTTTGGAGGTGTGGCCTTGTTTGAATGTGACCAGGGCTTCAtctggagaagaggagacaactCTTCTGTTTGTGAGGCCAGCGGGCGGTGGACAGCGCCCTCTGTGGTCTGTGAAG AGGTGGACTGCGGCCTGCCCCCAGTCCGGCTTTACTCACAAATGGTCTGGGACAGTCGTTCCAAGCTGGGATCAGAAGTGCTTTATCGCTGTGACTTTGGATATCGAAATGTAGAAAGGAGGAGTGTGTTTTACTGTAATGCTACTGGACAATGGGACGTCCCACCTGTCTTCTGCCAAG AGATTTTGTGTGGAAATGTCCCTGTACTTAATAACACAGTTCATGTGTGGGATGGCAAAATGACTCTTGGaaacactgtggaatattactgTAAATATGGCTTTTATGACAATGGAGGTCGTAATTCATCAGTTTGTAATGAAAATGGTGAATGGACAAAACCAACTCTGTCATGTAGAG AGATTTTGTGTGGGAAACCTCCTTTGCTGCCTCACACTGGCCAAATGTGGAATAGCAGTTCAACTCCAGGGAGCACTGTTGTCTATTTTTGCAGTTCTGGATTTCTTTACTTCAGTGGCAGTAATTTATCCATTTGTACAATTAATGGTTATTGGACCACGGCAACCATCTTGTGTAAAG AAATCAATTGTGGACTGCCTTCCCCTGTTCTTAACTCAAAAATATTATGGGATGGGCACTCCACTTTTGGATCTTCGGTTGTTTATCAGTGTAACTTCGGTTATCAAACCTTTGGGAATAacagtgtgtctttgtgtttggaAAATGGTCAGTGGGAGAAACCAGCTGTTGTCTGCAAAG aAATACATTGTGGGAGCCCTGTGGACAAAGCCTTTGCTAAAACACTGTGGGATGGCACGGCGCGTGTTGGGAGTGTCGTTTACTATGAATGCAATGAAGGGTATTACACCCACAGTCTGAAAAATGTCTCTGTATGTGAAGACAATGGAGTTTGGGAGGACATTGAACTAATATGTGAAG AGATAAGTTGTGGCCTGCCTCTAACTGTCCCAAACACTAACCTCCAATGGGACGGCTCCACTAACCTGGGCAGTGTGGTGTGGTACGAATGCGCCTCAGGATTTTACCCTGAGAGGGAAGTGTCTGCATGTACAAAAACAGGACGATGGGGACAAGTGTCTCTCATCTGTAAAG CTAAATGTGGCCCTGTACCTGCTCTGGTACATTCGGAGGTGGTTTGGCACAACCGCAGTATAGCGGTCCACAGATGTGAGAGGGGTTATCACAGCTGGAGTGGCACTTACAGCTCCATATGTGACAGCAGCAGCGGGGAGTGGAGGCAGGCCACCATCACATGCATTG AGAGAAAGCCACCGATCAACCATTTACATGTTCTGAATGAGAGATGCCTTCACTGGAAAGCAGAGAAGTACAAGGGCGCTACAGAAGATTACAAG ATTATATTCACAGGATTGAGAAATTACCAGACATCTTTTCTGGATAAAAGAAGGCACATGTTGAGCTCTAAAGCTGATCGTGTGGAAGTCTGTCTGAACCTGCTCCCTGTTACAAACTACAGCATCTCAATTACAGCAAAGTCAGCTAAATTCACTGCCACTGTCTTCACCAACACAAGTTTAACAG TGCCTCCAGCCCCTGTGGTCCGCTACAGAGAATTTGATACTCCTGTTCCAACGTTGACTTTTCAAAGATCTCCTAGCACACTTGACCCCATAAG TGTTTACCAAATATTTGTGCTTCCGGTAGATGGTCTTATGGTGTTTGACTGCTCCTCTCCTAAATTATCCACTGACCAATACCACACACACTATATTACAGCTCAAATCCAAGTGAAAGACGTTGGCACAGAGATGTCATTTACTGTGGGGGATGGACGTTTTTACCATGGGTTCTTGAATGCACCCTTGGAGAACGGCAGGGAATATTACATCATCCTCCGATCTGTTAGTGAGTGGAGAAAA GAGTGCAAAAGTTCATGTGTTCTGTGggcaaaagtaaaag GGTCCTCCTACGTTCTGACAGTGTCTtctctgtctgctgctgctgtggttgGACTGGCCGCTTTAGCCTTTTTAGGAGGATACAGTTATTTTGG GTTATTCAAGAAACTATGA
- the zbtb26 gene encoding zinc finger and BTB domain-containing protein 26 → MAQNQVILQFRFATFGDSMLQKMNLLRHQRRFCDVTVRINHLDVSGHKVVFAAGSSFLRDQFILQQDSREVQISMIQEAEVGRQLLLSCYTGQLEFPELELVHYLTVASFLQMGHIVEQCTQALSKFIKPHTSRQLAVDLRREKIKEASPLALREQMHDDQLIQQIEDEDSNHAEDEEEDDDDDDVIIEPKTPPTFQNRQPKHVEEGDIAIVKVESVSEIEENAITGQFPTSPVASMRSPEPQHSLINSTVDSRGSDITLPPALSNYTLSPPPSSPSNEKSHQRGYDKPPQWYHQCPKCARVFRQLENYANHLKMHKLFMCLLCGKTFTQKGNLHRHMRVHAGIKPFQCKICGKTFTQKCSLLDHLNLHSGDKPHRCNYCDMVFAHKPVLRKHLKQIHGKNSFDNANERSLHEGMDFDFGRI, encoded by the coding sequence ATGGCCCAAAACCAGGTGATCCTGCAGTTTCGGTTTGCTACATTCGGAGACTCCATGCTGCAGAAGATGAACCTGCTTCGCCACCAGAGAAGATTTTGCGACGTAACTGTCCGCATTAACCACCTAGACGTCTCAGGACATAAAGTGGTTTTCGCTGCTGGTTCTTCTTTTTTGAGAGATCAATTTATCCTGCAGCAAGATTCCAGGGAGGTCCAAATATCCATGATCCAAGAAGCTGAGGTGGGTAGGCAACTGCTCTTGTCTTGCTATACTGGACAGCTAGAATTCCCCGAATTAGAATTGGTACATTATTTGACAGTAGCCAGCTTTCTTCAAATGGGGCACATTGTGGAGCAGTGCACGCAGGCACTAAGTAAATTTATCAAGCCTCATACATCACGCCAGCTAGCTGTGGATTTGAGGAGGGAGAAAATCAAGGAAGCATCTCCGCTTGCTTTGAGGGAGCAAATGCATGATGACCAGCTAATTCAGCAAATCGAGGATGAAGATTCGAATCACGCTGAAGACGAAgaagaggatgatgatgatgatgatgtgataATCGAGCCCAAAACGCCACCCACATTTCAAAACAGACAACCCAAACATGTTGAAGAGGGTGATATTGCTATAGTCAAAGTGGAATCTGTATCCGAAATTGAAGAAAACGCGATCACGGGTCAATTTCCAACTAGTCCGGTCGCTTCCATGAGATCTCCTGAACCACAGCATTCACTTATCAATTCAACAGTGGACAGTagaggaagtgacatcaccctccctcctgctctgtcGAACTATACCTTAAGCCCACCTCCGTCTTCCCCATCCAACGAAAAATCTCACCAAAGAGGGTACGACAAGCCGCCACAGTGGTACCACCAATGCCCAAAGTGCGCAAGGGTTTTCCGGCAACTGGAAAACTATGCCAACCATCTGAAAATGCACAAACTGTTCATGTGCCTGCTCTGTGgcaaaacatttacacagaagGGGAACTTGCATCGGCACATGAGGGTGCACGCGGGCATCAAACCCTTTCAGTGTAAAATTTGTGGAAAAACGTTTACTCAAAAGTGTTCGTTGCTTGATCATTTGAATCTTCACAGTGGGGATAAGCCACATAGATGCAACTACTGCGATATGGTGTTTGCTCATAAGCCTGTGTTAAGGAAACATCTCAaacaaatacatggaaagaaCAGTTTTGATAATGCCAATGAGCGCAGCCTACATGAAGGCATGGATTTTGACTTTGGACGAATTTGa
- the p2rx4b gene encoding P2X purinoceptor 4b: MCCRDTLHYVFDYETPKTLVIPSLRMGCVFRFTQLLVIFYVIVYVCVIQRAYQEMDSVLSTVTTKVKGFSLTNVSQQEPLFWDTTDHIISPQRDESFFVLTNVVVTPDQIQSRCPEFPSPSSVCVDDCDCIEGLNHPRGNGIQTGLCVNFSDSVQTCQVFSWCPLENDTDLPNPALLAAAENFTVLIKNSVTYPKFKFHRRNIRVNSSYLETCEFHHKTDPNCPIFRLKYIVSEAGEDFQEMAVKGGVMGILIDWSCDLDWWWTDKCFPKYSFRRLDNKHIINNVAPGYNFRFAKYYKSANGEETRTLIKAYGIRFNIIVFGTAGKFGLAPTIVTLGAALSFLSLVPMVVDWFMLTCTSKRDYYSRHKITYLKEDAEAESISMAIYGTH; encoded by the exons ATGTGTTGTCGGGACACTCTTCACTATGTGTTTGATTATGAGACCCCCAAAACTCTGGTCATCCCCAGTCTGCGGATGGGCTGCGTTTTCAGATTCACTCAGCTGCTGGTAATATTCTATGTGATTGT atatgtgtgtgtgatacagaggGCCTATCAGGAGATGGACTCCGTGCTTAGTACAGTCACCACCAAAGTCAAGGGCTTCTCTCTCACCAATGTGTCCCAGCAGGAGCCTCTTTTCTGGGATACGACTGACCACATCATATCCCCTCAG AGAGATGAATCATTTTTTGTCCTTACGAATGTGGTCGTCACACCAGACCAGATTCAGTCCCGCTGTCCAGAG TTTCCCAGTCCCTCTTCTGTTTGTGTGGATGACTGTGACTGCATCGAGGGACTCAACCATCCCAGAGGAAACg GTATCCAGACTGGGCTGTGCGTGAACTTCTCTGATTCAGTCCAAACCTGTCAGGTGTTTTCATGGTGTCCTCTGGAGAATGACACAGATTTGCCAAA TCCTGCTCTTTTGGCTGCAGCTGAAAACTTCACTGTGTTGATAAAAAACAGTGTGACATatccaaaattcaagtttcacCG gaGAAACATTCGTGTGAACTCGTCCTATTTGGAGACCTGTGAGTTTCACCATAAAACAGACCCCAACTGCCCCATTTTCCGTCTCAAATACATAGTTTCTGAGGCGGGAGAGGACTTCCAGGAGATGGCAGTGAAG GGTGGTGTTATGGGTATCCTGATTGACTGGAGCTGTGATCTGGACTGGTGGTGGACAGATAAGTGTTTCCCCAAATACAGCTTCAGAAGACTGGACAATAAACACATCATCAATAATGTTGCCCCTGGATACAATTTCAG atttGCCAAATATTACAAATCTGCTAATGGGGAAGAAACCAGAACACTAATTAAAGCTTATGGCATCCGCTTTAATATCATTGTATTTGGCACT GCGGGTAAATTTGGGCTTGCGCCCACTATTGTAACCCTGGGGGCTGCATTGTCCTTTCTTAGTTTG GTGCCTATGGTAGTAGACTGGTTCATGTTGACATGTACTAGTAAAAGAGATTATTACAGCAGACATAAGATCACTTATCTAAAGGAGGACGCTGAGGCTGAATCT ATATCAATGGCGATCTATGGAACCCACTAG
- the LOC117376815 gene encoding uncharacterized protein LOC117376815, which translates to MKQSRGVLLSCLLTLVTLVAVNCREQDYQQLNSIDDLKKVFSEKSFPLHSLILLHWFANNVDIDNNNIVRLTFNPRGDFGSHYYGNYDNLLDPVPSGYEYFTVGNVNRPYGDICPVSQDFPEYVLYPRVIEYADTGRNRDRLIVSAQAQNYGPRMITEVYLTQHFRLQDRQGSRYDPEHTFQISTNLLQQLHLFSFNDNRPSLQELRDQFNRNIDDNQLNNIINIWGPDQAPLGLLFSIVIRDRTNLFGVCSSSRRWARDLAVKKTGEWQSCELQKTHLDVITGGNGKATILWRNVPLQQINDGAAVVLFKNQMDKASSNIYTRIQNTEGTYDTSVSLNEGLQARLHKAQGYWTTIKEEICRGKEFQSPHAVSITGYAQLQLFVQDGKGCFRLYIKENCSGWKSDFLNSWVGLYTSAGKSPKDYESQQWQWATKFTQGQDSGEYQTFEYCTGTTVVPGLQARFMIESYNEKARTPTWH; encoded by the coding sequence ATGAAGCAGTCCAGAGGggtcctcctctcctgtttACTGACACTTGTGACTCTTGTGGCAGTGAACTGCAGAGAACAAGACTATCAACAGCTCAATTCAATAGATGATCTGAAAAAAGTTTTCTCAGAAAAGTCTTTTCCTTTGCACAGCCTCATCTTGCTCCACTGGTTTGCCAACAATGTTGATATTGACAATAACAATATTGTACGTCTGACCTTTAACCCAAGAGGAGACTTTGGTTCACATTACTATGGCAACTATGACAATTTGCTGGACCCAGTCCCCAGTGGATACGAGTACTTCACTGTGGGCAATGTTAATCGGCCTTATGGTGACATCTGTCCCGTATCCCAGgactttcctgaatatgttctTTACCCTCGAGTTATAGAGTatgcagacacagggagaaacaggGATCGCCTTATTGTTAGTGCCCAGGCACAAAACTACGGCCCTCGTATGATCACGGAAGTGTATCTAACTCAACATTTCAGACTTCAGGACAGGCAGGGCTCCAGGTATGACCCAGAACACACCTTTCAAATATCCACCAACCTGCTGCAACAACTCCACCTTTTTTCATTCAATGACAACAGACCATCTCTGCAGGAACTCAGGGACCAATTTAACCGGAACATTGATGACAACCAGTTAAATAACATCATTAATATATGGGGTCCAGACCAGGCACCCCTTGGGCTGCTGTTCTCAATTGTAATCCGAGACAGAACCAACCTGTTTGGAGTGTGCAGTTCAAGCAGGCGTTGGGCTAGAGATTTAGCAGTGAAAAAAACAGGTGAGTGGCAAAGTTGTGAACTGCAAAAGACACATCTTGATGTGATAACTGGAGGTAATGGAAAAGCCACGATCCTTTGGAGAAATGTTCCATTGCAACAGATAAATGATGGGGCAGCTGTAGTGCTTTTCAAAAACCAGATGGACAAAGCTAGTAGTAACATATATACACGAATTCAGAACACTGAGGGCACTTATGACACCTCAGTGTCACTGAACGAGGGCCTTCAGGCCAGActgcacaaggcacaaggctaTTGGACAACAATAAAGGAAGAAATCTGCAGAGGTAAAGAATTCCAAAGTCCACATGCTGTTTCAATCACAGGCTATGCTCAGCTGCAGCTCTTTGTGCAGGATGGTAAAGGCTGTTTTCGGctatatataaaagaaaactgcagtgggtggaaatctgactttttaaattCATGGGTAGGATTGTACACATCTGCTGGAAAAAGCCCAAAGGACTATGAAAGCCAACAGTGGCAATGGGCCACCAAGTTCACACAAGGTCAGGACTCCGGAGAATATCAAACCTTTGAGTACTGCACTGGCACAACAGTTGTTCCAGGTCTCCAAGCACGGTTTATGATCGAGAGCTACAACGAGAAAGCACGCACTCCCACGTGGCACTGA